Proteins encoded within one genomic window of Candidatus Epulonipiscium sp.:
- a CDS encoding MerR family transcriptional regulator, giving the protein MDVRNCRRCNRLFQYIVGRMICPSCKEEEEKEFKRVKDYLYDHPKANMIEVSEATEVPVTSIKHYLREGRLIITNDSPIGIECEKCGATIKTGRFCERCAYELERDMRSVTNSLQNSTKNISTDPKKSRMHYLNKDKIGGK; this is encoded by the coding sequence GAAATTGTAGAAGATGCAATAGGCTATTTCAATACATTGTTGGGAGGATGATTTGTCCTAGTTGTAAGGAGGAAGAAGAAAAGGAATTTAAGAGAGTAAAAGATTATTTATATGATCATCCAAAGGCAAATATGATTGAAGTATCAGAAGCAACAGAAGTTCCTGTTACCTCAATAAAACATTATCTTCGCGAAGGAAGGCTTATTATTACTAATGATTCACCCATAGGCATTGAATGTGAAAAATGTGGTGCAACGATAAAAACAGGGAGATTTTGTGAAAGGTGTGCCTATGAATTAGAAAGGGATATGCGTTCTGTTACAAACAGTCTTCAAAATTCAACAAAAAACATAAGCACCGATCCCAAAAAATCAAGAATGCACTATTTAAATAAAGATAAAATCGGGGGAAAATAA